In one window of Bradyrhizobium sp. AZCC 1721 DNA:
- a CDS encoding copper chaperone PCu(A)C has protein sequence MTTIVRDIFVFVTAAIFVAASLLIASGAGAHEYKVGALDIGHPWSRPTPKDANIAGGYLTITNKGKTADRLIGGTSPAAGQIEVHEVVDVDGMAKTRPLANGLEIKPGKTVELKPGAYRILLMGLKEPFLIGQKVKGTLVFEKAGPVDIIYNVEENVGAAVSGVNGAAHKHH, from the coding sequence ATGACAACTATCGTCAGAGATATCTTTGTGTTTGTCACCGCGGCTATTTTTGTCGCAGCGAGTTTGCTCATTGCGAGCGGTGCCGGCGCGCACGAGTACAAGGTCGGCGCGCTCGATATCGGTCATCCCTGGTCGCGCCCGACTCCCAAGGATGCCAATATCGCGGGCGGCTATCTCACCATCACCAACAAGGGAAAGACTGCGGATCGTCTGATCGGCGGCACGTCGCCCGCGGCAGGCCAGATCGAGGTGCACGAGGTGGTCGATGTGGACGGTATGGCGAAGACACGGCCGCTCGCGAACGGTCTCGAGATCAAGCCCGGCAAGACCGTGGAGCTCAAGCCCGGCGCCTATCGCATCCTGCTGATGGGCCTCAAGGAGCCGTTCCTGATCGGCCAGAAGGTGAAGGGCACGCTGGTGTTCGAGAAGGCCGGGCCTGTCGATATCATCTACAACGTCGAGGAGAACGTCGGAGCCGCCGTCAGTGGCGTCAATGGTGCCGCACACAAGCACCATTAA
- a CDS encoding helix-turn-helix transcriptional regulator, translating into MRDVVCDFGPHDHSFVEQHAETAISPVAQGSFQYRTQVGAATLVPGSLLLGNAGSCFECGHEHAQGDRCLAFHFAPAFFESIAAGVPGARRTTFVHAGLPPTNELIGLLADAEVARDQRDGAALEEIATRLAGAVLMMTADKVAPIRTPSAHDERRITRAIRRIDAQPDGRLGLNALAREAAMSPYHFLRTFRQVAGMTPHQYILHTRLHRAARRLRESSDPISRIAFKAGFEDLATFNRRFRRLIGTTPSTYRAVS; encoded by the coding sequence GTGCGCGACGTGGTCTGCGACTTCGGGCCGCACGACCACTCTTTCGTCGAGCAGCATGCCGAAACGGCAATCTCGCCAGTGGCGCAAGGAAGCTTTCAGTACCGGACGCAGGTTGGAGCCGCGACGCTCGTGCCGGGATCGCTTCTGCTCGGCAATGCCGGCAGTTGCTTCGAGTGCGGGCATGAGCATGCGCAGGGCGACCGGTGTCTCGCGTTTCATTTCGCGCCAGCATTCTTCGAGAGCATTGCCGCAGGCGTGCCGGGCGCACGCAGGACTACATTCGTCCATGCCGGCTTGCCTCCGACAAACGAACTCATTGGTCTACTCGCCGATGCTGAAGTCGCCCGCGATCAGCGCGACGGAGCAGCTCTTGAGGAAATCGCGACCCGACTTGCCGGCGCCGTTTTGATGATGACCGCCGACAAAGTCGCGCCTATCCGCACTCCAAGCGCGCACGATGAGCGGCGGATTACCCGGGCGATCCGCCGTATCGATGCACAACCAGATGGAAGGCTAGGGCTCAACGCGCTTGCCCGCGAAGCTGCAATGAGTCCCTATCATTTTCTGCGCACGTTCCGGCAAGTAGCCGGAATGACGCCGCATCAGTACATTCTGCATACGCGGCTCCACCGCGCTGCAAGGCGGCTCCGCGAGAGCTCGGATCCGATTTCCAGGATCGCTTTCAAGGCTGGCTTCGAGGATCTGGCCACTTTTAACCGGCGATTCCGCCGACTGATCGGTACAACGCCGAGCACCTACCGCGCGGTCAGTTAG
- a CDS encoding aspartate aminotransferase family protein, which produces MGASKSRLLHRSLRETPPKAIGGDGVWLVAEDGRRILDASGGAAVSCLGHQHPRVLEAMTRQASKLAFAHTGFFSSEPAEALAEALVGDEPGGLAYAYLVSGGSEAIEASIKLARQYFVESGQPQRQRFIARRQSYHGNTLGALAAGGNAWRREPYAPLLSSAFSHVTPAFAYHEKRDSESEADFVARLAAELEAEFQRLGPDTVAAFIAEPVVGATAGCVPAPEGYFRAVREICDRHGALLILDEVMCGMGRTGTRHAWEQEGIAPDIQTIAKGLGGGYQPIGAMLAGGRIVDTIRDGSGAFKHGHTYLAHPLACAAALEVQQVIDDEQLLDRVKDLGRQLERRLTERFGNHRHVGDIRGRGLFQAIELVADRAARAPFDPALKLHQRIKAAAFEGGLACYPSGGTADGRSGDHVLLAPPYIATSDDIDMIVDRLGHAVDWALKSVGH; this is translated from the coding sequence ATGGGAGCCAGCAAAAGCCGGTTGCTGCACCGAAGCCTGCGTGAAACGCCGCCGAAGGCCATCGGCGGCGATGGCGTCTGGCTGGTCGCCGAGGATGGCAGACGGATTCTGGATGCTTCCGGTGGCGCGGCCGTCTCCTGCCTCGGCCACCAGCACCCTCGCGTGCTCGAGGCCATGACGCGGCAGGCATCGAAGCTGGCCTTTGCCCATACCGGGTTCTTCTCGTCGGAGCCCGCCGAAGCGCTGGCTGAGGCGCTCGTTGGCGACGAGCCCGGCGGCCTGGCCTACGCCTATCTCGTCAGCGGCGGGTCGGAAGCGATCGAGGCCAGCATCAAGCTGGCGCGGCAATACTTTGTCGAAAGCGGCCAGCCGCAACGCCAGCGCTTCATCGCGCGCCGCCAGAGCTATCACGGCAATACGCTGGGCGCGCTCGCCGCCGGCGGCAACGCCTGGCGGCGCGAGCCCTACGCGCCGCTATTGTCGTCGGCCTTCAGCCACGTGACGCCGGCGTTCGCCTATCACGAAAAACGTGACAGCGAATCCGAGGCGGATTTCGTGGCGCGACTGGCGGCCGAGCTCGAAGCCGAATTCCAGCGCCTTGGTCCGGATACAGTGGCGGCATTCATTGCCGAGCCGGTGGTGGGCGCCACCGCCGGATGCGTGCCGGCGCCGGAGGGATATTTCCGCGCCGTCCGCGAGATCTGCGACCGGCATGGCGCGCTCTTGATCCTAGACGAGGTGATGTGCGGCATGGGCCGCACCGGCACGCGCCACGCCTGGGAGCAGGAGGGCATCGCGCCCGATATCCAGACCATCGCTAAGGGGCTTGGCGGCGGCTATCAACCGATCGGCGCCATGCTCGCCGGCGGGCGCATCGTCGATACGATCCGGGATGGCTCGGGCGCATTCAAGCACGGCCACACCTATCTGGCGCATCCGCTCGCCTGTGCCGCGGCGCTCGAGGTGCAGCAGGTGATCGATGATGAGCAACTGCTCGACAGGGTCAAGGATCTTGGCCGCCAGCTCGAACGGCGCCTGACCGAGCGTTTCGGCAATCACCGCCACGTCGGCGATATCAGGGGGCGGGGCCTGTTCCAGGCCATTGAGCTCGTCGCCGATCGTGCCGCCCGCGCGCCGTTCGATCCTGCGCTCAAGCTCCACCAGCGGATCAAGGCCGCCGCGTTCGAAGGCGGCCTTGCCTGCTATCCCTCGGGTGGAACGGCGGATGGCCGCAGCGGCGACCACGTCCTGCTGGCGCCGCCCTATATCGCGACATCAGACGATATCGACATGATCGTCGACCGGCTGGGTCACGCCGTCGACTGGGCCTTGAAGAGTGTTGGTCATTAG
- a CDS encoding amino acid ABC transporter permease — MTTSTPEFPRRWRMRLRLNRQQINGLVWQIVVVAIAVAIVGWLWSNALHNLSVRRISTGFAFLGREAGMPIADSWLAYSPRDPYARAFIVGIVNTLRVAVIGIVLATVLGTLIGIARLSSNWLLSRLAAVYVEVLRDVPLLLQLLFWYVLMQGLPAARAAWKPIEGVFLSNRGLVLPAIPIEEANLWVIAAAAAGLGALYLLRRQLVARQMADGKARPLWPYALALLVGLPALVSFGLGASWTITLPELRGFNFVGGLTLAPEYFALLIALVTYTSAFIAEIVRSGIQAVPRGQWDAANALGLRRSFVLQRIVLPQALRVIIPPMTSQYLNLTKNSSLAVAVGYQDVVSIANTTLNQTGQAIEAIALIMAVFLTISLGISLFMNWYNARIALVER; from the coding sequence GTGACGACATCCACGCCCGAATTCCCTCGCCGCTGGCGGATGCGCCTCCGCCTGAATCGCCAGCAGATCAACGGCCTCGTCTGGCAGATCGTGGTGGTAGCCATCGCGGTCGCGATCGTTGGCTGGCTCTGGTCCAACGCCCTGCACAATTTGTCGGTGCGCCGGATTTCGACCGGCTTCGCCTTTCTCGGCCGCGAGGCCGGAATGCCGATCGCGGATAGCTGGCTTGCCTATAGCCCCAGGGATCCTTACGCCCGCGCCTTCATCGTCGGCATCGTCAATACGCTCCGCGTCGCGGTCATCGGCATCGTGCTCGCGACCGTGCTTGGCACGCTGATCGGCATCGCGCGGCTGTCGTCGAACTGGCTGTTGTCGCGGCTGGCTGCGGTCTACGTCGAAGTGCTGCGCGACGTTCCGCTGCTGCTGCAGTTGTTGTTCTGGTACGTGCTGATGCAGGGACTTCCGGCGGCACGCGCGGCCTGGAAGCCGATCGAAGGCGTCTTTCTGTCGAACAGAGGCCTGGTCTTGCCAGCGATTCCGATCGAGGAAGCAAATCTGTGGGTCATCGCTGCGGCCGCTGCCGGCCTGGGCGCCCTGTATCTATTGCGGCGGCAGTTAGTGGCGCGGCAAATGGCGGACGGCAAGGCGCGTCCGCTCTGGCCCTATGCGCTGGCCCTGCTCGTCGGCCTGCCGGCGCTGGTGTCGTTTGGCCTCGGCGCGTCATGGACCATCACGTTGCCCGAACTGCGCGGCTTCAATTTTGTCGGCGGACTGACACTCGCACCGGAATATTTTGCGCTGCTGATCGCGCTCGTCACCTACACCTCGGCGTTCATCGCCGAAATCGTGCGCAGCGGCATTCAGGCTGTTCCACGGGGCCAATGGGACGCCGCGAATGCGCTCGGCCTGCGCCGTAGCTTTGTGCTTCAGCGCATCGTGCTGCCGCAGGCGCTCCGCGTCATCATTCCGCCGATGACCAGCCAATACCTGAACCTGACCAAGAATTCCTCGCTTGCGGTTGCGGTCGGGTATCAGGACGTGGTGTCGATCGCGAATACCACGCTGAACCAGACCGGACAGGCGATCGAAGCCATCGCGCTCATCATGGCCGTGTTCCTCACCATCAGCCTCGGCATCAGCCTGTTCATGAACTGGTACAATGCGCGCATCGCGCTGGTGGAGCGCTGA
- a CDS encoding transporter: protein MILFLTAPAEAHHPGGGGNTGSGGPINTISADTLSEGLIAASIRYEFIRLGQLSDADLLAAANRGTHAHSIRSIDSVSLSVAYGITNDLTVAVRAAGVRRSDIREPGQDMLSGGHMGMMDASDMSGLMSPDGINRRGNSAGFGDVTMLGQYRFHSNAQSGTSAAVLFGFKAPTGSTNQRDAAGQLFQAEFQPGSGSWDGLFGAALTKRAGRWSFDVSGLYYLISTGTQDTNLGDRFLFGTAVSYRLVGPTGSAKEVELHEYCMQPRNQLQEHCLYHANHDHSDMKKTPYTLDLVLELNGEWHDKQRIAGIPDPNSGGTTVYLSPGVRVGFDRFSGFVSVGVPVINQHNGVQSKPDYRVLTGISARLN, encoded by the coding sequence ATGATACTTTTTCTCACCGCTCCCGCAGAAGCGCATCATCCCGGCGGCGGGGGCAATACCGGCAGCGGCGGGCCCATCAACACCATCTCGGCCGACACGCTTTCCGAAGGACTGATCGCCGCATCCATCCGCTACGAGTTCATCCGATTGGGCCAACTCAGCGATGCCGACCTGCTCGCCGCAGCAAACCGGGGCACGCACGCGCATTCGATCCGCTCGATCGACAGCGTCTCGCTTTCGGTCGCCTACGGCATCACCAACGACCTGACCGTTGCCGTTCGCGCGGCCGGCGTCCGCCGCTCGGATATCCGTGAGCCCGGGCAGGACATGCTGAGCGGCGGCCATATGGGCATGATGGATGCGAGCGACATGAGCGGCCTGATGAGCCCCGACGGCATCAACCGGCGCGGCAATTCGGCGGGGTTCGGCGACGTCACCATGCTCGGGCAGTATCGTTTCCACAGCAACGCGCAGAGCGGAACGTCGGCCGCCGTGCTGTTCGGCTTCAAGGCGCCGACCGGCAGCACCAACCAGCGTGACGCCGCCGGTCAGCTTTTTCAGGCCGAGTTTCAGCCGGGCTCGGGGTCCTGGGACGGCCTGTTCGGCGCCGCCTTGACCAAACGCGCTGGCCGCTGGTCGTTCGACGTGAGCGGCCTCTATTACCTGATCAGCACGGGCACGCAGGACACCAATCTCGGCGACCGCTTTTTGTTCGGCACCGCCGTGTCGTATCGCCTGGTCGGGCCAACCGGATCCGCGAAAGAGGTGGAGCTGCACGAATACTGCATGCAGCCGCGCAATCAATTGCAGGAGCATTGCCTCTATCACGCCAACCACGACCACAGCGACATGAAGAAGACGCCCTATACGCTCGACCTCGTTCTCGAGCTCAATGGCGAGTGGCACGACAAGCAGCGCATCGCCGGCATTCCCGACCCCAATTCGGGCGGCACCACGGTCTATCTCTCGCCCGGCGTGCGGGTGGGCTTCGATCGCTTCTCCGGCTTTGTCTCCGTCGGCGTGCCGGTCATCAACCAGCACAACGGCGTTCAATCCAAGCCGGATTATCGCGTGCTCACGGGGATCAGCGCGCGGCTGAACTGA
- a CDS encoding MFS transporter — MSSDHIRSLREVVCAEPKSTAALAFGYFVVGIGAFAVTGLLNEIARELGTSVAGAGQLMSAYSLALAVGAPLLIPLTRRFGRRDLIAAGLGLFGVLQFAAAVAPTYSTLAAARIFAGLAAAVATPHSIAAAGLAAPPGRSGRAIATMFLGFTLSIVIGIPAGNALGAVLGWRVTLGLVCAMSFASAAWVALTVSAKLPNTPVDWNAWRSLAGNAVILWLLLTTALQCAGQFTLYTYLAPILRDSLGIDATGIGLLFGWFGVAGLAGNYFASRVIDRIGAGRVVGVCLALMIAAFAMWPIAYGSLVTTMLAISIWGLGGFAIHPSQQARLVLLAPELASASAALNLSATYFGQMLGSAFGGGLITWFGADALAWGGAALLVAAIGAAFAAGQRPAARDDVEQA; from the coding sequence GTGTCCAGCGACCACATCCGGAGCTTACGTGAGGTCGTGTGCGCAGAACCAAAATCCACCGCAGCTCTTGCATTCGGCTACTTCGTTGTGGGGATCGGCGCTTTCGCGGTGACTGGTCTGCTCAACGAAATCGCGCGGGAGCTTGGGACGTCAGTCGCAGGTGCGGGACAGTTGATGTCCGCCTACTCGCTTGCGCTCGCGGTCGGGGCGCCGCTGCTGATACCTCTTACGAGGCGATTTGGTCGGCGGGACTTGATTGCGGCGGGACTTGGCTTGTTTGGAGTCCTGCAGTTTGCCGCGGCGGTGGCGCCGACCTACAGCACGCTTGCAGCGGCGCGCATATTTGCAGGCCTTGCTGCCGCGGTCGCCACTCCGCACTCGATCGCTGCCGCGGGTCTTGCAGCTCCGCCCGGACGGAGCGGAAGAGCCATCGCCACGATGTTTCTCGGGTTCACGCTCTCGATCGTGATCGGGATACCTGCAGGAAACGCACTCGGAGCGGTTCTTGGCTGGCGCGTAACGCTCGGCCTTGTCTGCGCAATGTCGTTCGCGAGCGCGGCGTGGGTCGCGCTCACGGTTTCAGCCAAACTGCCGAATACACCGGTAGACTGGAACGCATGGCGGTCTTTGGCGGGCAACGCAGTCATTCTATGGTTGTTGCTGACCACGGCTCTCCAGTGTGCAGGTCAATTTACACTCTATACCTACCTGGCTCCCATCCTCAGGGACAGCCTGGGCATCGATGCGACGGGAATTGGCCTTCTGTTCGGCTGGTTCGGAGTAGCGGGGCTTGCCGGCAATTACTTCGCGAGCCGCGTGATTGATCGCATTGGCGCCGGACGTGTGGTTGGCGTTTGCCTTGCCCTTATGATTGCAGCGTTTGCGATGTGGCCCATCGCATACGGCTCGCTGGTGACTACGATGCTGGCGATCTCGATCTGGGGGCTTGGCGGTTTCGCTATTCATCCGTCTCAGCAGGCACGGCTGGTGCTCCTGGCGCCGGAACTGGCTTCAGCCTCGGCGGCATTGAACCTGTCCGCCACGTATTTCGGGCAAATGCTCGGCAGCGCCTTCGGTGGCGGCCTGATCACTTGGTTCGGTGCGGATGCGCTCGCTTGGGGAGGAGCCGCTCTGCTTGTTGCTGCGATTGGAGCAGCATTTGCCGCTGGCCAGCGGCCCGCGGCAAGAGATGACGTTGAGCAAGCCTAG
- a CDS encoding arylsulfatase translates to MRITLIHALKHSIAPIEASFARLWPEARLMNLLDDSLSADLARDGGLTDAMTARFLQLGCYAVGTGSDAILFTCSAFGPCIEAVARAHAPMPVLKPNEAMIEQAVARGRRIGLLSTFPPTLASMPPEFPSQVELVPILAEGALAALDRGDRATHDRLVVEASRSLGDCDLIALAQYSLAPAADAVAEATGRPVLTTPDSAVQKLMKMLGVDRT, encoded by the coding sequence ATGCGCATTACCCTGATCCACGCCCTGAAACACTCGATTGCGCCGATCGAGGCTTCCTTCGCCAGGCTTTGGCCGGAGGCCCGCCTGATGAATCTGCTCGACGACAGCCTGTCGGCCGATCTGGCGCGTGACGGCGGGCTCACCGACGCGATGACCGCGCGTTTCCTCCAGCTTGGATGCTACGCCGTCGGTACCGGATCGGATGCGATCCTGTTCACCTGCTCGGCGTTCGGTCCCTGCATCGAAGCCGTCGCACGGGCCCACGCCCCGATGCCGGTGCTCAAGCCCAATGAAGCGATGATCGAGCAGGCCGTCGCGCGTGGCCGCAGGATCGGGCTGTTGTCGACGTTTCCGCCGACGCTCGCCTCGATGCCGCCGGAGTTTCCGTCGCAGGTCGAGCTGGTGCCGATACTGGCGGAAGGCGCGTTAGCCGCGCTCGATCGCGGGGATCGCGCGACCCATGACCGCCTGGTGGTGGAAGCATCGAGGAGCTTGGGCGACTGCGACCTGATCGCGCTCGCCCAGTACAGCCTGGCGCCAGCGGCAGACGCGGTCGCCGAGGCGACGGGACGGCCGGTGCTGACCACGCCCGACAGCGCGGTGCAGAAACTTATGAAGATGCTCGGCGTGGACCGAACCTAG
- a CDS encoding methyl-accepting chemotaxis protein: MRNLTVYQRFAMVIAALTIVLLAVSALQILVLRDAVLAERRTTVRNLVESATKILAQYEGEAKAGKIEPDRARQMAFASIGAMRWGEHADYIGVYGTGSADAGVTYVHVNPKYINVNRWEFKDKSGKLLIQDIVRTARAGGGFVEYLAPRSAGGAELRKLAYVGAFGTGDKLLAIQAGVYVDDIDAVVFSRMIWAGIAGLAGLAIAAFSAFWLGRGMVVPLNRTCSAMDELVKGNLAAEIPFVDRTNEIGRIARSLQVFKDHLVETTRLRTEQEAMKTRSAEERQAVLSRIADEFERSIGGVIQGTATAADELQNSASSMSTIAVGTTDQSAKVAAAAEQTASNVQTVAASAEELSSSIQEIARQVTQSSSIAQNAVGQANRTEAMVGRLVEASQKIGEVMALIQTIAGQTNLLALNATIEAARAGEAGRGFAVVANEVKALSAQTAKATDEITSQIQEIRDATGSTVNAIREIGTTIGQMNEIAGSIAAAVEEQGAATNEIARSVQQAAQGAQEVMQNITGVREASSKVDAAASLVLNAAGQLTSQSEQLKTETGKFLGNVRAA; the protein is encoded by the coding sequence ATGCGAAACCTCACCGTCTATCAGCGCTTTGCGATGGTCATTGCGGCGCTGACGATCGTGCTGCTGGCCGTCTCCGCCTTGCAGATCCTGGTGCTGCGCGATGCGGTCCTGGCCGAGCGGCGCACCACGGTCCGCAATCTTGTCGAGTCCGCGACGAAGATCCTCGCCCAGTACGAAGGTGAGGCCAAGGCCGGCAAGATCGAGCCTGACCGGGCGCGTCAGATGGCCTTTGCTTCGATCGGCGCCATGCGCTGGGGTGAACACGCCGACTACATCGGCGTGTACGGCACGGGAAGCGCCGATGCCGGCGTCACCTATGTGCACGTCAATCCGAAATACATCAACGTCAACCGCTGGGAGTTCAAGGACAAGAGCGGCAAGCTGTTGATCCAGGATATCGTGCGGACCGCGCGCGCCGGCGGCGGCTTTGTCGAGTATCTGGCGCCCCGCTCCGCCGGCGGAGCCGAACTTCGTAAGCTCGCCTATGTCGGGGCGTTTGGCACAGGCGACAAGCTTCTCGCCATCCAGGCCGGCGTTTATGTCGACGACATCGACGCGGTGGTCTTCAGTCGGATGATCTGGGCTGGAATCGCCGGGCTGGCCGGACTGGCAATCGCGGCCTTCTCTGCATTCTGGCTCGGCCGCGGCATGGTCGTCCCGCTCAACAGAACCTGCTCGGCGATGGACGAACTGGTCAAGGGCAACCTTGCTGCCGAGATTCCGTTCGTCGACCGGACCAACGAGATCGGCCGGATTGCGCGAAGCCTCCAGGTCTTCAAGGATCATCTGGTGGAAACCACGCGGCTGCGCACCGAACAGGAAGCGATGAAGACGCGTTCCGCCGAGGAGCGGCAAGCGGTTCTGTCCCGCATCGCCGACGAATTCGAGCGTAGCATCGGCGGGGTGATCCAGGGCACCGCAACGGCCGCCGACGAATTGCAGAATTCGGCTTCGTCGATGTCCACGATTGCGGTGGGAACGACGGATCAGAGCGCGAAGGTCGCGGCCGCCGCCGAGCAGACGGCGTCGAATGTCCAGACCGTTGCTGCGTCAGCGGAGGAGCTGTCGTCCTCGATCCAGGAGATCGCGCGGCAGGTTACCCAATCTTCGTCAATTGCCCAGAATGCGGTCGGGCAGGCCAACCGGACCGAGGCCATGGTCGGCCGCCTGGTCGAGGCCTCGCAAAAGATCGGCGAGGTCATGGCGCTGATCCAGACCATCGCGGGACAGACGAACTTGCTGGCGTTGAACGCGACCATCGAAGCTGCGCGGGCCGGCGAGGCCGGCAGAGGCTTCGCCGTCGTCGCCAACGAGGTGAAGGCGCTGTCGGCGCAGACCGCCAAGGCTACCGACGAAATCACCAGCCAGATCCAGGAAATCCGCGATGCGACCGGTTCGACGGTCAATGCAATCCGCGAGATCGGCACCACGATCGGGCAAATGAACGAGATCGCAGGCTCCATTGCGGCCGCCGTCGAAGAGCAGGGCGCTGCGACCAACGAGATCGCCCGCAGCGTCCAGCAGGCGGCGCAAGGCGCCCAAGAGGTGATGCAGAACATCACGGGCGTGCGCGAAGCTTCGAGCAAGGTCGACGCTGCCGCGAGCCTCGTGCTTAATGCCGCCGGTCAACTGACGTCGCAATCCGAGCAGCTCAAAACTGAAACCGGCAAATTCCTCGGCAACGTCCGGGCCGCGTGA
- a CDS encoding MurR/RpiR family transcriptional regulator yields MAQLRPKSSPLNDLCSALPSLPMRLQQVGRFVAANDYDATTRSMRDLAAEAGADPAAFTRLAKALGYSGWDELRAALTEARRPAQSSPFSGRAKGGGKGPNAEMSLVSDKLEAEAAGLARISAGSVANAAKALHAARRIWIAGFRSCRSVAELLNYQLRLFRPDAVHLVGGSGPEDLDLGAFHSGDAVVVIGFAPYSRASVLSARVAHDSGATLVAIADTITAPMAEGADHLLLYEAAASPGFFPSLTGAIAIAQSLAAVTFVLGGAGAKRRLEETEGRLAALSQYVAEKG; encoded by the coding sequence ATGGCGCAGCTCCGGCCGAAATCCTCGCCGCTGAACGATTTGTGCAGTGCGCTGCCATCGTTGCCGATGCGGCTGCAGCAAGTCGGCCGGTTCGTTGCCGCCAATGACTATGACGCCACCACGCGCTCGATGCGTGATCTCGCCGCCGAGGCCGGCGCCGATCCCGCCGCTTTCACCCGGCTTGCAAAAGCGCTCGGCTATTCCGGATGGGACGAATTGCGCGCCGCGCTGACCGAGGCCCGCCGGCCCGCGCAATCTTCGCCGTTTTCGGGTCGCGCCAAAGGCGGCGGGAAAGGGCCCAACGCCGAGATGTCGCTGGTCTCCGACAAGCTGGAAGCCGAGGCGGCAGGTCTTGCGCGCATTTCGGCCGGCTCGGTGGCCAACGCGGCCAAGGCTCTGCACGCCGCGCGGCGCATCTGGATCGCCGGCTTTCGGAGCTGCCGCAGCGTTGCGGAATTGCTCAATTATCAGCTCCGCCTGTTCCGGCCGGACGCGGTGCATCTGGTCGGCGGCTCGGGTCCCGAAGATCTCGATCTGGGCGCGTTCCATAGCGGCGATGCCGTCGTCGTTATCGGGTTTGCGCCCTATTCGAGGGCAAGCGTTTTGTCGGCGCGGGTGGCCCATGATTCCGGCGCCACGCTGGTTGCGATTGCCGATACGATTACGGCGCCGATGGCGGAGGGGGCTGACCATCTGTTGCTGTACGAGGCCGCCGCGTCGCCGGGATTCTTTCCGAGCCTCACCGGCGCCATCGCCATCGCACAGTCGCTGGCCGCCGTGACCTTCGTGCTGGGCGGCGCCGGCGCCAAGCGGCGCCTCGAAGAGACCGAAGGCCGGTTGGCCGCGCTGTCGCAATATGTCGCGGAGAAAGGTTGA
- a CDS encoding amino acid ABC transporter substrate-binding protein has translation MKRIIIATGLLAASGLMAQAATLDTVKQRGTLVCGVSIGFAGFSTPDSQGNYKGLDVDYCRALAAGVLGDASKVRYVALTAQNRFTALQSGEIDVLYRNSTQTYLRGATLGLRQGPVNFYDGQGFVVRADAGVKDLKGLNGATVCVAQGTTHEVTLGDYGRANGIEWKPLVFDRTDTMYQTFFGGRCDAMTQDASALAGAITTAASNPADYTVLPQTISKEPLGPFTRNGDDVWTDIIAWLHYGLIEAEELGVTAANAEQMAKSNVPAIQRLLGTSGELGSRFGLDNKWMLQAIKAGGNYGEIFERNVGKASPLKLDRGLNATWTKGGLMYALPFK, from the coding sequence ATGAAGAGAATCATCATCGCTACAGGCTTGCTCGCCGCGTCGGGCTTGATGGCGCAAGCCGCAACGCTCGATACGGTCAAACAGCGCGGCACGCTGGTGTGCGGCGTCAGCATCGGCTTCGCCGGGTTCTCCACCCCGGACTCGCAGGGCAATTACAAGGGGCTCGACGTCGACTATTGCCGCGCCTTGGCGGCCGGTGTGCTCGGCGACGCCAGCAAGGTGCGCTATGTCGCGCTCACGGCGCAGAACCGCTTCACGGCTTTGCAGTCGGGCGAGATCGACGTGCTCTACCGCAATTCGACGCAGACCTATCTGCGCGGCGCAACACTGGGGCTGCGGCAGGGGCCGGTCAATTTCTACGACGGCCAGGGTTTTGTCGTAAGGGCCGACGCCGGCGTAAAGGACCTCAAGGGCCTCAATGGCGCCACCGTCTGCGTCGCGCAGGGCACGACCCATGAAGTGACGCTCGGCGACTACGGCCGCGCCAACGGCATCGAATGGAAACCGCTCGTGTTCGACCGCACCGATACCATGTACCAGACGTTCTTTGGCGGGCGCTGCGATGCCATGACCCAGGACGCTTCCGCGCTCGCCGGCGCGATCACCACCGCGGCTTCCAATCCGGCCGACTACACCGTGCTGCCGCAGACCATCAGCAAGGAGCCGCTCGGGCCGTTCACCCGCAACGGCGACGACGTGTGGACCGACATCATCGCCTGGCTTCACTATGGCTTGATCGAGGCGGAAGAGCTTGGTGTCACCGCTGCCAACGCCGAACAAATGGCAAAATCCAATGTGCCGGCCATCCAGCGGCTGCTCGGTACTTCGGGCGAGCTCGGCTCGCGATTTGGCCTCGACAACAAATGGATGCTGCAGGCGATTAAGGCGGGCGGCAATTACGGCGAGATCTTTGAGCGCAATGTCGGCAAGGCGAGTCCGCTAAAACTCGATCGCGGCCTCAACGCGACCTGGACCAAGGGCGGCCTGATGTACGCTCTGCCGTTCAAGTAG